AAACCCAGGGATACGCAGCAAGCCTTTGAATCTGCCGCGGCCAAAGGCCATAACGTCCAAGGGGAGCTGCATGAGCCCGAATTCGAACCTGGGCTCGGCGTCTGGCAGTATGCTGAAATAGCCCCCGCGGAATTCGTCGTTGTTTACCTTTGGGGCGTTTGGATCGTTCGGGTTGACGTTGTCGAGGGACTCCATTTCGGCGAGCTTTTCGATGTTGTATGAGAGGCCcattttggttttggttaTTGGCGTGCAGGCCAACACGTTGGTAAATACTCTGTTGATGGTGAGGTAATACTCTATTGATGGGGAAGGGAACCTCCTTATATTTCTGCATTTATATGTGAATGCCCATTGTCTTACTTTTTGCTTTCAATTTCTTGGTAAGTTTTGAATGCATTAACCATTCTTGCTTGATATGGCTTTGTCATTGCTGATGTGCCTTCGCCAGGGACTACCATCCAGTCAATTGTGATAAGCCTTCACTAGTTTAAAGGAGGCTATCAAGAGAAGCTCCTCATATCCGGTTGGGACTTGGGAGGAAAGAGCACTGGATGTCTACAGAAGTCCCTCTTGCCTTTATCTGGAGAGCCGTTTAGGGAAGGAGCTGCTGGTTACTACTTCCACATTCTCGCAGACGTGTGGTATTCTATACAGGGAAGGAACGACGCATCCTGAACACAAATGGAAGCTGCGATGGGTATACAAAGTCTCTATGATATCATCTTTCTACAGCAGGATCACGGATTTGCGAACAAATGAAATGTATTGATTGTTATAATCGTTTGAAGTACGCACCAtcatatatatactctatcCGAATCACCAGGGTTCAAACAGCGGGCACATAAACCTTGTTCTTGCAACCTGATACTAGGAATGGCGTCCATAGCGGTCATTATCTTGATAATAGATATTACGCTGGGAATAGCGACGGTGCGAAGAACCACGCCCGGCCTCATAGGGAGAATCCCAACGGCTCGAGGCACGGAGAAGGTCCTCATGGTCCTTCTTCCCTTCATGACGCTTCCGTTGAATCTCACGAGCACGGCTACTCCGGGCTGAACTGCCACTGCCAAGGTATGcaatctcaacatccaagaCAGTCCTCTCGACCGTCCCACGACCAACCATAAGAAACAAGGTCTGAGGGTCCATCCAGAACCCACGCCTGTTCTCGTCGCCAGGCATAGGCGGCGCGGAGTGGTTATCGATCGAGTCGGCGTACTCTCTTAGCCGCTCCAGAGAAACGTGCTTGAAGGTCGCAAGCGCCTGCTTATCACTATCGACAAAGACCATGCGAGGCACTTTGACGTAGGTGTCGACCCGGCCTTCGGTGACTATAAGAGTGCCCCGGGAGTCGTCCCTCGCAGCAACACCGCACACGCCATCTTGGCCGATCTCTGGTGTGATATGGCTCTTGACACCAGACCTGAAGTCATAGTGCTGGAACCTGCGATTGTCCCCGTAGGTGATATCTTTCCAGTGACGACCAAACTGGATTCGAGAGTCAGAAGGGCCGCCAGAGGAACGAGAAGAACCGCGAGATGCACCCCCAGAGGAGCCACGCGCAGACCGGCGGTTGGAACTAGAACTGGAGCCAGGGGGGGTGATGTCCCGACGGACTATGACCACACCCCCATTATCTCCACGGTAGGACGTCCTGCTCCTGTCATCGCGGTGTCCAGAACGGCGCATATCCACGGGATCCATTTGAACTTCAATGCCGGCATTGTCACCGTAGCTGTTCTCGTATTGGTATATCCTGGAATCGCCGTACCCAGAACAGTGAAAGTCCCTGGGATCTCTTCCAATTTCAACGTAGGAATTGTCACCGTAGCGATTCTTGTACTGGTATCTCCCGCCACCGTGCTCACCCGCGTAACTAGCCCTCCGAGAGGCGGACTTGGGAGACGTCGGCCCATAATCATCGCGGGAACCACGACGACTTGATTGCTCATACTGTTCGAGTCCCCGGAAAGAGGCCGGACTCTCGACGCACTGCCCGGGCTTGACAAAAGTTGGCCGGCCCACCTGGGATATAGAGTCCCCAGGGTGGACAGTATCCGCGTAGCTTTTCGACTTCCGAGTACCATTGTCACGTTGGCTCAGAATATCCTCGCGAAGAGAAGCTCTTCGAGTACCGGGCCCTAATCCCCCAGACATATAGGCTCCGGGAGAGTCGTAGCCTGAATCCCTAGGGGATCGTGCTGGTGAGTAACGGGGACCcattttgtttatttttggttgtttttcttttgtccCTTGGTTGATTCGAGCTTGTTAAGACGAGGCGAGTAATGAGCTGATGAGTATATAACGATGATCAGACTGATGAGATCTGGTTTGGAGTCGGGCACTAGGGGTATTTATGTAGTCAGTTTTTATCCATTTGATTGTATGCCTGTTTCCTTTGTGTTTACATACGATGGATAGCTGAAAAGTTCATTGTTGCTGATAAAGAACCAAGGACTTCCCATGGTAACGATAAAGCCTTTCTTTGTAGGAAATGGCTCTACTGATGTCGAGTATCACAGTAGATCCAGAGCCTTCATTTTGAAGAGTGGAAAGCAAGAATCTTCCCAGTTCTCGACGGTAGGAAGCCAAGAGCATAACGGTGCTCCTGTTCAGCGGGTTTAAAACTGCAATCCAGATAAAACTATGAGTAGGCCACAGAGAAAAACGTCTAATTAGTAGAAGCACATTGTGGCACACTGGATAAAGAACGGCATATAAAGAAAGGCTGTTGAATGGAGTCTTCACCTCGGGGGAAAATCTTTCAAAGATACAATGTTTATTCACCGAAACTAGTATAACCATAATTTTCTGTTGACACAAAATGCTTCAAGTCACTCCCCAGTTTTGTCTCCTATCAATCTCCCTGCTAATTAGTCATGAATGCTCAACACAACAGCTCAGGTAATTCAAAATGGAAGAGTATTTcagcaaggaagaagagccactGCGCGTGAAGACATTTGAGAATCTGCAGGTCCTAACCGAGATTCTATCATCTAGAAAATTGAAGTTTTACCAGAATCAAGTGAGCATCTGTGAATGGAATGACCAGCTCCGGCGGTTGAAGAGATGGGCAGACAAGGTCGTTACACGCGAGTCCGATATAGACTCGATAGACTACCGGCTGCGCGGGTTTCCGGGCCTCGTACGCCAACTACGAGAAGGTCTATACGACTTGCATCTTAGGCTTAATGATCTTCAAATCTATATATTGACTGATGATTACCGAGTAGGTAGCCAGTTAGGGCTATGGAATTTATACTGTCGCCTCGCCGGTGAGATCGATAACTTTGAAGCCCTATCAAAACAGGCCCTCAACCCAACACCATACAATCTAAGATGGATAGTGAGACCTTATTCCAATTCAATGAGTCCGACGATACGTATGTGCGCGAGGCCTACCCCCATGCTGATGAAACGTTCGTCAACCAGTTGGGCGAGTCCATATCAGGACGCCAGGCGATGCTGCGACACCGACAACAACAGAAGAAGCCCGACCCACTAATGAACGAGATGGTGAGTGACAAGCCTACATGGCTCGCACACCTCAGTCGAGACTATCACACGTTAGAGGACAAAGTCGTATCATCCGTCCCATTACCAGGCCTTGCCTTTAAGCACGACTTGTCGTTCGAATGCCCCTACTGATTTTGCACCATTGCCATTACGAGTAGGAACCAGTGGGCAAAGCACATCTTGCATGACCTTATGGCATATCAGTGCGTCTACCCCGATTGTTCAGAGCATGACCGCTGGTTTACGACATCTGTTGAATGGCGGGAGCACCAATGGAGAGACCACGGGCAGGAAACAGTTTGCCCACTCTGTAGGAAAGAAGCCAGGTATTTCGTTTTGGAAGACCATATTGCGAGCCATCTTGAAAGTCTTGCGGTCTTCGTTCTGCATGCGCCGGGTGTTGGCCATAAATCCGTTACTGTTCCTCCGGTGGAGGGCGTTCTCGGTTCGCCGGCTCCAATTCCACTGCCTCGACAGCGGAAATCGGTCTCAGTTTCTGACCTTGGTCTTTGCTTTTATTCTGGGCAGGAATGGAAGAGATGGATTGGAGCTATCGACATAGTAAGAATAGCTTAGGGGTATGATTTCTAAGGAATCGGTGCGTTTGAGCTGAATACAAAACTGCCAGTGACTTCTTAAAGTAGCCCTAATCCGAAGAGTACGAGATACTTGAACAACCACTGGAACCAGTAATACAGCcaaaactaattattatatcttgaaaaaaaaaaactacCTTATCATCAGACATTACCCTTCAATCACAACTCCACCGACGGCCGCAAAACCTGCCAATCGCAGCCACCAGGACAGCGCAAAATCGGAACCAGCACGCGGTCAGAAACCCCATACACCGTGCCCATACCCGTATATAACACGCCCCTCGAGTCCGTCCAAAGCCCCGGGACCCGATCCCCCACATTCCCACGCATAACCGTCTCCCCATtcctcaacgccgccatcTCACCATACGTAACCCCATGGTGCAGACTCGCCGAGCAATCAGGCTCCGTCAGCCTCACCCACACCAAGCGGCAGATGCTCATGACCTCGATTACCTCGCCGCCGGTGCTGTTCCAGCACAGAGGACCGTTGCAGTGGTTAGTTTGGTGGAGCATGAACCCAGGTGCGTGGCTGCCTACAATTGGGGTGGGGAAatgggttgttggcgcgCTTTGGGGGTGGACTGGGTTGTGGTGCGGTGTTAGGATGTCGTCGAGCTGCTCtgtttttgcttcttcgcgCTTGATGGAGTCGATGTCGTAGTAGAGTCCCATTTTGCTGGGTGTGGCGGGTGTGACAGGTATCTAGGATGTAGGGTGAGGGTGGTGCGAGCTCGGTTGGGTTGAGAGTTTTGGGGGCTGTTATATACCTAATGCTTTTGACattgtttgtttggttttCTTGTTGTCTCTGTTCAGAATTCCTTTGAATATAATCGGAATGAAACAATCCTTTATATCTGATCAATACGATTCCACGGAACGGCTAGCTTTGCGTGTTTTGTATATAGCAAACAAAGAATGCGTGCTGGCGGACGCATTGCAGCTGAGCGAACACTCGTGGTATGGGTTAATGCACTATTGTTGGATTTCTGTTATCTGTGGCCATCTGAGTATTTCCAGTCCTCCCTGCAGCGTAACCAGGCCAGTAAATATCCCATTCTATCTACCACCAGCACAGCTAGTTAATGGATTTTAGCAATGAGGGTTTCAAAGGTCTAGGGCCATGCAAGATATCCTAGGGAGGTCTACAGCTTTTATTTACCTTTTGCAGGCAGCAAACTACTTGTCCAAACAAAAATTGAATAATTCAGACGGGAATATAGTTTAGCATTTTTAATGCcattttttatttttctttatatatGAGGCCCAGCCAATAGGCCGAATCACTAAGGCTTAGAAACAATAGGTACCCTGTCGTTTTTAAACACTTCCTTAACCCTCCCAAACCCATACTTTATGGGCTCACAAGGGTCATCAACATAGAGAAATCCGTTAGCATAAATATCACCGTCAGAAATAGCCATTTTATCCGAGTGAGCAGCAAGTTGCCGCAGCAAGGGCTCAGTCACAAGGGCAAACTCATGCAAAGACACCAAATGACTCTCCTCGACAATGACAAGGTTGGCGAAGTCCAGAGTTTCGACTCGGTCTCCGTACCCGGACTCTACACGGCCACCGTCATCATTATTGATGAATACACCGGGGACAAGACGCCGCTGGCCCTCATGTTTGGGAGGGGTAGGTTTAGGGACATCCATGCCTGCCTTTGCACCGTGCACATCGCTTGAATCGGCGTCGACCCAAAGCTCGGCTACAGTTAACCAGGCCTCTGGAATGCTCTCATATCCCGAGTCGCAGTCTGTTTCACACTCATCCTTGGGCTTCTCAGATACCTCAGCGGCGATATCAGCAGCGACTCGTGCATTATCAGCCGCTTCGCTCGCTTCTATTACAGCACGCTGAGCCTGAAGGAGACAAGAGGACAGAACCTCGTAGTCAAGAGCTCCTTGGAACTGGACAGCATTGGAAATATAGACCAGTGCGTCGGAAATGTAAGAAGCGGCGATCGTAGAGCTGTTACCGGCGTTGGTAGCGGCAAAGGCCGCTGTCGCGGCGGCGACTTTAACCTCGTCGTATCCGGTCGTCATTGTGTTGTCAGAGGCAAGCATGCTGGATCCTTGGATGATGGATAATATCAAGGTATTTGCTCGAGAGTGCCTGACTCGTTGAGGTTGATGTAATTCCTAATGTCGCAGTGACTCGAGGGCGGGTGCAGTCGCTTTTATGTTGCTCGGGTTTTGCAGAGCCCTTTCAGGTGAAACAAATGAAGGCTTCACTTAGTGTGATGCACTTCAATggtgtttttgttttcctttaTACACCCTTTTTCGCGGCATATCTCGGTACTGGTGGGTGAAAGACACTTTCCTTGTTAACTCGACCGAGGACTGCACCTTTCTTTATACCTCTCCTTGTGAATCGAGACAATAGTGTGAAGTTCATTTTCACATGGAGTCTCGGCGGTTCCATggaatgaaaatgaagcaAACAATGTGTATTCGTGTCTAACAATGGGACTATGCGCTGCCACCTTCGACACAATGATTTGTATACTGTGCACCAGTTGGTCGGAAATGGAAGGAGCCTCGTCAGCAGTCGCACCTTCCTATTCCGAATTATTctcgagaagaaaaaggaaggagcgacctTATCGAGATGGTCTGCCCCAAAGAGGAAGGTACTACAAGTACCGGCCACATATTGAAATGGAATCGTTTATATTTGTGCAGCTGCGTTTGGACTACCTTCACATATAGACTGTGCAGACACCCCGGGACCCTGGGCTAATTTCCGCTGCACCCAGCCTAGGCATCCGTCCCATAGAGTACCTTGGGTTCCCAAACTCGCTATCAACTCGGACACCAGAGCGCGGCCAGAGTTCCTTGCCCACCACCGCTTTCCATCAAGTTCACCCAGGAGAATACCCCAGTATGCCAGGACCAGCATGGAAAACGACTTTCCTTGCCGCAGGCTATGCACAAACTCCTTATCGACAGCGGCAAGCCAAGAAATAACAGGCGCAGGTCCTGGAGAGCACGAGAACTTCGTAAAGCAGTGCCGGAGATGGTTCAATACATCGTCGTTGACTCCTAAGCCGTACTCCCCTTTTAGAGCAACCAGCTGATCCAATGCCGCATTCGTGTCGCCATCCAGCGTGGCCAGACGATCCTTCTGCCAGAACTCGCCCCTCGAGAACAATTCCAGATTTACCCAAGATTGCCGTTTCCCAATCGTCAGGATTTTCTTAACCCCCTGCAGTAGTTCAAATACTGTAATTATATTCTCCGTCATGCGCATCGCGTTGTCGCGAAGGGCCGTTAACTGCGGCAGGACCAGGCTGATGGCCGTGGTGACAACAGATTGCGCGAGCGCTGCATCACAGTTCTCAGGTGTGAGGTTCCCAATTGCAATCCGGAATGGCTCCAGACTCGTACTATGATACTCCAGTCCAGCGTCGACGTAAGGCAACGCGTCTGGCGGGTCGCGCGTCGTAGCGATATGGAGCGATGCGAGGGCCAGAATCCCATGCATTAGGTAGCGGTGCTTCAAGGCTAGACGAGGTACCACGACCTGCCATATGCGCGTCTCCGATTCACTCGCGCAAAGACTTTGGTATGTCTCCGCGGTGAATTGGTGCATCAGCTCTAGTTCGTCGACTGCGTGGGGTTTAGGCGGCGGGGTTGGCGATGCGCTGGACACCGCGACCCCGGCCCCATTCAAGGATCGAGAGTGTCCGTCGCTCTGACCAGCACTTGAGCGACGGGCATTGGCGATTGCAGAAGCCGGGAAGACACGCGAGTACGTGCAATTGCTGAGTTGGCGCAGAATGCAATTGGTGCATGGCGGGCCCTGCTCGTCGCACTTGACGCGTCTCCGGCGGCAGTGGTCGCAGCCGTATCGCGATTTCGTGTGAGGCCTACGCGCTTTTTGCATTATTGATCAATTTGGTTTAGAGATCGTGACATTGTTGTGTCGACGACGAATTCAAGACTTCGAAGTCCCTGCATGGTGACAGCCGCTTACGTCATAGGCAGGCCAATCAGGGCAGAATATTATAACATTTGGATACGGCTACAGTCCAAAGACCTATTAGAATGTACAGTCTGACATATTATGAATAACAAGAATCCCGTCCTCACCATCCCAGCATTAACATCTCATCAATACTTCTACAGGAAGaacccagcaacagccatcaAAGCACCCGCAACGCCACCAATGCTGCTGGACGCCATTGCGCTCGCTCCTCCAGTGAAGACGGGGGGAGTTGCAGTAGCAGAGCCAGTCATTGAGGATGTAGGCATGCCACTCCAGCTGGAAGGCGACCCCATGCCCCAGGACATGGTAGGCGAAGGCGTACCACCAGACGGCATCGACATACTGCTACTAccgccaccacaaccaccaccaagcccaccaccaagcttcatcttcggccCAACCTATAAAGCAGACAAAATCAGAGCTCATccaaacaatcaatcaaacGACACGTATGCTGCGCACTCAATTTACCTCGATGATAGCCGGTCCAGCAAGAATGTTGTCATCCGACACCTGCTTATCCCCGTTCGTGAGAACAACATAACTCTGCCCAGCAACACCCTTAGGAACCGTAACAGTATACTTCCCCTGGCCAGAGGACATAACATCCGCCCAGACAGGTCCAGTAACAGTCACAAACGCCGCATGGACATCCATCGCATTCATATCCTTGAGCCCATCACCAACCGCAAGCTCAACCTTCTGCCCCGTCAGAACagcatccatgtccatggAACTCATCATGAGAGACGGGAACGCCTTGACAGGGAGCTGCTCATTTCTATCAGGGCAAGACACGATAAAGGGTGAGGCGACGGTGTACACCTCGTTGAAATCGAGAGGGTTGTCGAAGGGTTGTGCGGAGGGGGCCTCGCCGAGCGCTGCGCGCAGGTATGCGCTGTGCCGCGCTTCCACGGTCAGAATGCTTCCTGCTGCGGTGAGGTAGGTCTTGTCCATGATGGATGCGGCGGCACCGAGGTAGGCAGAGACGCCGACGCCTGAGGAACAGTTAGTATGGAAGTATACCAGTGGAAGGTAGGAGTGCAGAATGCTTACCCTCGAGGATGTTACCGAGAGCAAGGAAGCTCTTGACGTCggtggaagggaaggagTAGTTGCATCGGGCGACGGGCTTTGCGCCGGCCTCTGTAGAGATTTTTAGCTTTGTCGTTTTGATAGTTCAGAAATGTTTGTGGAGGAGGGAACGTACTAGTCAAAGCCTGGGTGAGGAACTGCTCGTGGGACTTCTCGTCCATTCCGACCGACTTGATATTGTTGTAGAAGGTCTCCGCCATCCCGGCGTCCATGAAGTCCTGCTTGGTGTAGTTCTTCAGACCCTCCTCGTAGAATGAGGCCTCGAGGTGCTCCAGAGTCAGGGCATAATTGAGGATGTCGGCTATAGAATGTTGTTAGTATAGGTAGAAGATAGACAGAGGGGCAGGCATACCATCAGAGACATCACCAGCACGCTTGGTAACCGGGCTGGCCTGGGCAAGCTGCAGTGCAGCACCACATAGAGCAAGAGAAGTGAGCTTCATTTTGTAATATTCAAAGATGTCCCTGAGTAAATTTGCCAAAGAGTGCTCGATACCAGGAACGAGGATTCCAGCAGGCTCAGCAGCCACTTTATATACACCCCCTTGAGGCTTTGACATCATCCCAATATCAACTTCCTCTCGGAAGTCGTTCGTTCCGAGCAAGCCCCATGGCAGTCGAGACTAATCGGATACGGCCTAGATGCTATTGAGATCCACATCCATCAGAACTATAGAAGAAGCACAGACGCGAGAAATCCGGTTGTTTGGCCCCCCGCAATTTCCCATTGGTTCAATGCGAGAACGATGGGGACCGGGCACCAATCGGAGTTCGAATTAAacgagcgagagcgagggcaTATCAAGTCTCTACTTTTTTCTTTGGGGTATTGTGATCGCCGTAGACGGATTTATTACTGGTTTAAAGTCAAAATACTACTTACGACCTGATTGAACAGTATTATTGCTGCGTGGAATGACATCAGCCGATGTTGACCTGTGTACCACACAGCGCGAGATATTATGGCAATTAGTTACATTTGCCACGGGATGACTACTCTGaattttcttccttctttgcgAAAAAAAGGTTCAATAGTCTGTTTAGCGTGCGAGGCCCCTGCAGTACCGGGCGTTGAGCCTGCGCTACAGCGTTGACGGACGAGCTCTGGCTACATTCTGTATAGCATAGAACTCTGGTATTTGGTTGTTATCAGTCAACGCCCCTTATATTATTTACGTATGTTGCAATGAGTGATTCAATCTCTTGTTATATTCTTACAAAATACGCGAAATACTGTTGTAACCTTTTCGTTCAGCATTGTATAAAACACCTATGTATgatatatactattaaatcCCAATGGGAAACATCTCGTACCCCATCGATAGAGAACTAAAGAACCTGCATACCAGAATACTGACCCTCCATAATGACCAACGCATTCCTCACAACACCCACCCCCCTTACCATACGCAGGGTATCCCCCAGTATGCCCCCAAACCCCAGACGCCTCAGCTCCAAATCGA
Above is a window of Aspergillus puulaauensis MK2 DNA, chromosome 2, nearly complete sequence DNA encoding:
- a CDS encoding Zn(II)2Cys6 transcription factor (COG:S;~EggNog:ENOG410PQGI;~InterPro:IPR036864,IPR021858,IPR001138;~PFAM:PF00172;~go_function: GO:0000981 - DNA-binding transcription factor activity, RNA polymerase II-specific [Evidence IEA];~go_function: GO:0008270 - zinc ion binding [Evidence IEA];~go_process: GO:0006355 - regulation of transcription, DNA-templated [Evidence IEA]) — its product is MQKARRPHTKSRYGCDHCRRRRVKCDEQGPPCTNCILRQLSNCTYSRVFPASAIANARRSSAGQSDGHSRSLNGAGVAVSSASPTPPPKPHAVDELELMHQFTAETYQSLCASESETRIWQVVVPRLALKHRYLMHGILALASLHIATTRDPPDALPYVDAGLEYHSTSLEPFRIAIGNLTPENCDAALAQSVVTTAISLVLPQLTALRDNAMRMTENIITVFELLQGVKKILTIGKRQSWVNLELFSRGEFWQKDRLATLDGDTNAALDQLVALKGEYGLGVNDDVLNHLRHCFTKFSCSPGPAPVISWLAAVDKEFVHSLRQGKSFSMLVLAYWGILLGELDGKRWWARNSGRALVSELIASLGTQGTLWDGCLGWVQRKLAQGPGVSAQSICEGSPNAAAQI
- a CDS encoding ferritin-like domain-containing protein (COG:S;~EggNog:ENOG410PNK0;~InterPro:IPR009078;~PFAM:PF13668;~SECRETED:SignalP(1-18)), whose amino-acid sequence is MKLTSLALCGAALQLAQASPVTKRAGDVSDADILNYALTLEHLEASFYEEGLKNYTKQDFMDAGMAETFYNNIKSVGMDEKSHEQFLTQALTKAGAKPVARCNYSFPSTDVKSFLALGNILEGVGVSAYLGAAASIMDKTYLTAAGSILTVEARHSAYLRAALGEAPSAQPFDNPLDFNEVYTVASPFIVSCPDRNEQLPVKAFPSLMMSSMDMDAVLTGQKVELAVGDGLKDMNAMDVHAAFVTVTGPVWADVMSSGQGKYTVTVPKGVAGQSYVVLTNGDKQVSDDNILAGPAIIEVGPKMKLGGGLGGGCGGGSSSMSMPSGGTPSPTMSWGMGSPSSWSGMPTSSMTGSATATPPVFTGGASAMASSSIGGVAGALMAVAGFFL